The genome window acacattagtctcaatgcattattgttgtccaagctCACAATAAAACTTGACTAAGAacctttttaagaaaaatcatattttcttaggactttattacaattcaatttatttatattcatagaaaataaactgaaataataatggcaatgtcTTATAATACTAAACAAGGTAAAGaagtatgtgattacaatcataTCATGATTAGTCTTTGGGCATACCCTAacaatttcatcctcaaaatgtTCATCTTCAAATAGCTGAGGATAGTATTTCCTTATTGCCTCATCTATTTCCTAGGTAACTGGCTGGTCTTGTGGTTTCGCTACAAAACTTTGACCAAAGGGATCCATTTGTTTCACAGGACTTTCACCTCGCGTGCCATAATCTTCACTGGCTCTTCCTCGTAAGTTAAATCAGGTCGCACTTCAACTTCATCTACTACTACTACATGAGATGAGTCTATGCAATACCTCCTTAAtatagacacatgaaaaacatcatCTATCTTGTCGATTTCGCTGGGTAACTTGAGTCGATAAGCTACAGGACTAGCTCTTTCCACTACTTCAAAAAGATCAATAAACCTTGGGCTTATCTTCTTTTTATGCccaaatcttacaaatttctTCCATGGTGATACCTTCAGAAATATGTGCTTGCCCACCTGGTATTCAACATCTCGTCATTTCAAATCAACATATGACTGTTGTCTATTTGAAGCAACCTTAAGCCTTTCACAAATCAGTTTCACCTTGTTGTCTGTTTCGCAAACCATTTTAGGTCCACCAATTTTCTTCTTATGTAACTCAGCCCAACATAGAGGTGTTCGACACCTCCTTCCATATAGTGCTTCAAAGGGTGCCATCTGAATGCTTGTCTGATAACTATTGTTATAAGTAAACTTAGCCAATGGTAAATATCATTCCCAGCTTCCTAAAAGATTTAAAACACAGAT of Gossypium raimondii isolate GPD5lz chromosome 3, ASM2569854v1, whole genome shotgun sequence contains these proteins:
- the LOC128039932 gene encoding uncharacterized protein LOC128039932, giving the protein MAPFEALYGRRCRTPLCWAELHKKKIGGPKMVCETDNKVGKHIFLKVSPWKKFVRFGHKKKISPRFIDLFEVVERASPVAYRLKLPSEIDKIDDVFHVSILRRYCIDSSHVVVVDEVEVRPDLTYEEEPVKIMAREVKVL